In Paracoccus sp. SCSIO 75233, the genomic window CACCCATCTTGGGCATGCGACCGGCGGACGGCCAGCCGAGCGGTTGTTGCATCGTTTGGGCCTTGGAGTCAGCGATGACACGGTGCTTAGGCAGCTGAAGAACCGTGCCCAAGACAGTGGCGAGTCGCCGACAGTCATCGGGATCGACGACTGGAGTTGGCGGAAATCGCAAACCTACGGCACGATCATTGTGGATCTGGAGCGTCGCGTGGTGATCGACATTCTTGAGGATCGAGATGTCGTCAGCTGCACCAACTGGCTGAAGCGACACCCCGAGGTGGAAGTGATCAGCAGAGATCGCTGCGGTCTCTACGCCCAGGCAGCACGGCAAGGGGCACCGCAGGCGAAGCAGGTCGCTGACCGGTTCCATATCGTACAAAACCTGCGGCAGGCCATCGAGGAGCAAATGAACCTTCACGGCCGTGCGACCGGCAGGGCGCTGCTGTCCGACGCCGACAACATCACCGCAGCCGGCAGCCTTCTGAAGTCACGCCTGGCGCATAGGACGTCTCGGGAAGAGATTTTCGCCACCATTCATGCGCTCCGAAATCAGGGGCTTTCATGCAGCGAGATCGGGCGGCGAACAGGGTTCCCGCGTCGCAGCATCGCGAAATGGCTGCAGTTCGAGACACCACCGGACCGCAGGCGGGCCGCTTTGAAGCCGACATCGCCGTGGTACTTTGAAGAGTTCCTGAGCCAAAGCTGGAAGGAGGGCATTCGAACTGGCAGCGCCCTGTTCCGTCTGATCCGAGAGCGCGGTTACGAGGGGAGTCAGTCGCATTTGCAGCGTCTGTTGGCGGGCTGGCGAAAAGCAGAACAGCAAGGGAGCGACTCCAAGGTAGAGCACGAAATCCTTAAGCCAGTCCGGGACCCGGAAACGGGGCACGCGATTTCCCCGGTCATCGCAGCCGCGCTGTGCATCAAACCCCGCGGAAAGCTCACCCCGGATCAAGCGCGGAAAGTCGACGCGCTCAAGGCCGGTTCTCCCGCCTTCGCAACGATGCGAAGTCTCGCCATGCGGTTCAACGGTATCCTGCGCGGCCGCCAAGCAGACCCGCTCCCAGCATGGATCGACAACGCGATCGAAACCGATCTGGCGCCCATCGTGCGCTTTGCCCGCACATTGAACCGGGACTTCGATGCAGTCAAAAACGCCATCGAGATGCCATGGAGCAACGGCCAAGCAGAAGGTCAGATCAATCGCCTGAAGACGCTCAAGCGCGCCATGTACGGCCGAGCCGGTCCAGAATTGTTGCGGGCGAGAATGCTACCGTTCCGCCACACAGATTGAGGCAGAGCCGATTAAAGGGCAACGCGACATTTCTGATCAACTATTTGATCCTCGGCCGTTGTGCAAACCGTTCTCGCGCAGGGCATTTCAACGGGGATGCCGTGCGATTGTGGGTCGGCGAGAGTAAGCTGACCGGCATCCATCCCGATGCCGACGACAATCGTTTTCGGGGCGGGATCGCCGATGACCCAGGTACTCGTCTCGTCGAGGTCAGTCTGACAGCAAGCCGTTTGCTTGTGCAGCTTTACCGAGCAAGTATCAGGCCGGACGAATGAACATGCGGTCATCCACATGCGCGGCGGCATCGTCGGAGCGGATGGCGCGGTAGCAATGCCACGTCGCGTGTCCCAGCAGCGGAAACACCAGGATCAGCCCCAGTCCGACCGTAAGCAGGCAAAGGACGAACAGCGCCACCACGATGGCGCCCCAGGCGATCATCACCGCAAGGTTGTTCCAGACCATCGCCATGCTGATCCCGAGCGCCGAGAGCGCATCGGTCCGTTCCGTCAGCAGCATTGGAAAGGCGAAGACGCTGATGGCGAAAGAGAAGGCGGCGAAAAGCGCGCCGACGGCAGAGCCGACCAGCAACAGGGCCCAGCCCGCCGGCGTCAGCAGAAGCATCGGAACGATTTCCTCGGTGCCCGGAAAGGCCACCATGCCGAAGAACAGCGCATAGATCAGCACCGCCGCGCGCATCCACAGCAGGAAAAGCCCAAGAAGCATGACCCCCATGAAGACACCGGCACGACCGGACCGAAGCCGCACGAATAGCATCGGCGCAAGGGTGATCGGTTCGCCTGCCTCCAGTCGGCGGCTTTTCTCGTAAAGCCCGCCGGCGATCAGCGGCCCGACCACCATGAAACCCGCGAGCGCCGGGAACAGGGCATAGTCGAATTCCAGGTGGAACAGGAACCACACCACGACGACTGAGACGAGGAAAACGCCGAGGCCGTAGACCAGACTCGAAAGCGGGTGGGTCCAGAGATCGCGCCACCCGGCCTGCAGCCATGTCAAGGCGGTGTGCCACGGTAGATCGCGGGCGTGTGGGCTCGGGCGCGCCAAGGGTGGGACCACCTTCGGAATGACGCCCCCGGCGTGCGGATTGTCGGGCGGCGGCGGGGCGTTGTTCTGGCTCAGCATGACGGTTTCGCCGGGCGGTAGGTGTCGGCGCCTTCCTTGGCGGTTTCAACGCAGCTCGGTTGCGACGACAGCGAGACCGAGACGAGATGGATATTGGCGGCCGCGAAGACGGCCACCACCAGCAATGCGGCGGAGATCGCCAGAACACGGGGCCGCTCAATGGTCATTCTGGGCCTCCATCGGCCAGCGAGGTGATGTAAATGGCAAGCATCTTGCGCTGCACCTCGGTCAGGCGGTTTTCCCATGCGGGCATCCAGCCCTGTCGGCCGCCATAGATCGTCTCGAACAGCGCCTGATCGGTGCCACCATAGATCCAGTGAGTGTCCGTGAGATTCGGGGCACCAAGGTCCTGCATGCCCGTGCCATCCGCGCCGTGGCAGCTGGAACAATTGTCGGCGAAGAGCGCGGCGCCTACCTCCAGCCGCTCGGGCGAGGCGCCGCTGTCGAGGCCCGCCAGCGACTGCACGTAGTCCGCTACGATGCGGATCTGGTCCCGGTCGAGCATGCCATCACGGCCGAACGCCAGCATCTCGGCATAGCGCGTGTCGGGATGAGGTGCATTGATGCCGACACGCAGGGTTTCGAGGATCGTTTCGTCGTCGCCGCCCCAGAGCCAGGCGTCATCGACCAGAGAGGGATAGCCGGGGCCGCCTTCGGCGCGGCTTCCGTGGCAGGCCGCGCAATTGTCACCGAAGAGTGCGGGTGCTGTCCGGTCGACGTGGGCCATGAGCAGGGTGTCGTCACGGATTTTGTCCAGCGGGAGCGCGGCGATTTGATCCGCCCAGACGCCACGGGCGGCATCCGCGGCGGCTACGCGCTCTTCCACCTGTTCTTGTTGGTCAATGCCGAGTAGCCCGCGGGTATAGGTGTTCACCAGTGGCCAGGCCGGCATGAGCACCCAGTAGACCAACGCCCAGATATGCGTGACGATGATGAAGAACCACACCGCCCGCGGCACGCGCGTGTTCAGCTCTGTGATGCCATTCCATTCGTGGCCCGTGGTCTGGTGACCGGTGAGGGGATCGCGTTCCTTTACCGACATGGTCCGTCCTCGTCATCCAGAATACTGTTCGCGGCCTTGTCGAAGCGTTTGCCCAGCGACGGCCAATAGGCGTAGATGGTGATCCCCACCGACAGGGCGATGAGGTAGAACAGCCCGAAGGACTTCGCGACTGTCGAGGTCAGGTCGTGCGTGAGGTCCATCCTGTCAGTCCTCCTCGAGTGGCCGGTTTTCAAAGGCGGCGTCGGTGAGCCCGCCGAGGATCTGGAGGTAGGCCACCAGGGCATCCATTTCCGTGACGCGGTCCTGGCGCCCGTCGAAATGGCGGATGCCGGTCGCGTCCCCGTAGCGTTCGCTGACCCCGTCGGCTGCGTCGGTATCGGGCCTGGCCTGGCCACGCGCGTCGGCTTCGGCATTGGCGATCTGCTCGTCGCTGTAAGGCACGCCCACCGCTCGTAGCGCCGCAAGGCGGTCCGGCATGTCGTCTGTCTCAAGCGTGGCGTCCAGAAGGAAAGCATATTGCGGCATCACCGATTCCGGCACTACGGCGCGGGGATCGACGAGATGACGCACGTGCCAGTCATCGGAATACTTGTTGCCCAGCCGGGCAAGATCCGGCCCGGTCCGCTTGGACCCCCAAAGCATCGGGTGGTCGTATTTCGATTCCACTGCCAGCGAATAGGGTCCGTAGCGATCCACCTCGTCCTGCAGGGTCCGGATCATCTGGCTGTGGCAGGCATAGCATCCCTCGCGAATGTAGATGTCGCGTCCGGCCTGTTCGAGCGGCGTATAAAGCCGCATGTCCGGCGCGGCCTCGACCGTTTCGTCAATGGTGAAGAGCGGCGCGATTTCCACGAAACCGCCCACTCCGGCGGCGACGATGATCCCGAGGGTCAGAGCCATCGAGTGCCGCTCGGTGCGATAGTGGGTCCGGGCGTGGAATTCGAACAGGCGGGCAAAGGGGGAGAGGATCTTGCGAAACATCAGGTCACTCCGCTGCCGGAACGGCAGGTTCGGCGGCTTCGGACGAGGTGGGGTAGTCGCGTTCCGGGCGTTTTTCGGGGGCGTGCCGGATCGTCATGTAGACGTTGTAGGCCGCCAGGATCGCCCCGGTCAGGAACAGCGCCCCGCCGCAGGCCCGCGCGACGTAATAAGGGTGCATCGCGACCAGCGTGTCGGTGAAGGAATAGGCCAGCGTGCCGCTGTCGGTGTAGGTGCGCCACATCAGCCCCTGGATGATGCCGCTGTTCCACATTGCGAAGACGTAGATCACCGTGCCCGCCAGCGCGAGCCAGAAGTGCCATTCCACCAGCTTCCAGGAATACATCGTTTCGCGCTTCCACAGCAGCGGAACAACGGAGTAGATCGAGCCGAAGGTGATCAGCGCCACCCAGCCCATCGCGCCCGCATGGACGTGGCCTACCGTCCAGTCGGTGTAATGTGACAGCGAATTGACCGCGCGCACCGCCATGAACGAGCCTTCGAAGGTCGACAGCCCGTAGAACACCGCCGCCACCATCATGAAGCGCAGCGTGGCATCGTCGCGCACCTTGTGCCACGCGCCGTTCAGCGTCATCAGCGCGTTACCCGCACTGGCCCAGGAGGGCACCAGCAGCATGACCGAGAAGGTCATGCCTAGCGTCTGCACCCATTGCGGCAGGGCAGTATAGTGCAGATGGTGCGAGCCGGCCCAGATGTAGAAGAACACGATGCCCCAGAACGACAGGATCGACAGGCGGTAGGAATAGATCGGTCGCTCTGCCCGCTTGGGCAGGAAGTAATAGAGCATGCCGAGGAACCCGGCCGTCAGGAAGAAGGCGACCGCGTTGTGGCCATACCACCATTGCGTCATCGCGTCCTGGACGCCCGCGAAGGCCGAGTAGCTCTTTGCTCCTGTCAGGCTGGCTGGGACGGCGAGGTTGTTGACGATATGCAGGATTGCCACAACCAGGATGAAGGCGAGGTAATACCAGTTGGCGACGTAGATATGCGGCTCGTTCCGGCGCGCCAGCGTGCGGATGTAAAGCACAAAATAGACCACCCAGACGATGACAAGCCAGATATCGGCATACCATTCCGGCTCGGCGTATTCTTTCGACTGGGTAACACCCATCAGGTAGCCCGACGCGGCGATGATGCAGAAAAGGTTGAAACCCAGCAGCACGAACCACGGCGAGACATGCCCTGCCAGACGCGCCCGGCTGGTGCGTTGCATGACGTGATAGGACGTCGCGATGAGGGCGTTGCCCCCGAAACCGAAGATCACCCCCGATGTATGAACGGGGCGAATGCGGCCGAAGCTTGACCATGCCGCGTCAAAGCGCAGGTCGGGCCAGGCAAGTTGCGCCGCGACCCAGACACCCATGCCCATACCGACGACGGCCCAAAGCAGGGCGATCACCAGCCCGGCCTTGGTCGGGTCATCATAGTAGGTGACCGTGCGATCCTCGTTCGGTTCGGGCTCGCCTATCGCACGCAGGACGAAACAAGTCGTGATACCGGCTGCAATCAGCACGATCGCGCCGTGGCTTCCCATCGGATCGCCACGCCCCGCTGCGGCCATCACCAGCCCGATTATCGCCATGACGACACAAATCATCAATGCGATCTGGCGTTCGCCCCCTGTCAACCGTTCAATCATCTGGCTACCTCCCGGTCGCTTCTATGTCTTGGCGGCCGCGGACGGTCCTCCGCCTGAAGTATCCGGCGGGCATCGCCTTCCAGATCGTCGAACTGATTGGCTTTCATTGCCCAGAAAAATGCTCCGAGGCCGATTGCGCCCATCACCAGCGTGATCGGGATCAGTAACACTATGATGCTCATGTCTGTCCCACCATGGGCGTTTGTCGGGCTGATGCGAGTTGGGCCTGAGCCTCGGCGCAAATGTCGTTCAGGCGCTGCGCGGCAGGGATGACCGCATTGATCGCACTCGCGCCGGTGCCGCAATAGAGCGGCATCTGTTCCAACGCGCCGGTCGTGGTGCGCAGGGGCGAGTCCGTGCTCTGACGCAGTCGAGGGATGGGGCCGTCATGGGCAATCACCTCGTGTGAAATCCGCTGGGGGTCATGTCCCATCAGGGCTGGGCCGAAGGCCTCGGTGACACTATTGCGAAGAACGCGCACCGCCGCCCCCTTGGGCCAGTTCAGCACGAAGCCGTCGGTCAGGACGGTATCCTCCCCCCGGGCGCCCACGATCCGTTGCTTGTGATAATCATGGGCGAAGGATTCAGCGGTGGCCAGAAAGGCGGTGCCGCATTGGACGCCCTGCGCCCCGAGCGACAGCGCCGTGGCCAGCGCCTTGCCGGTGCCGATGCTGCCCGAGGCGACAACCGGAAGAGCCGTGGTGTCCAGCACGGCCCGAAGCAGGTCGAATGTCGGGGTGCGCCCGTGGACGTGACCGCCGGCATCTTGCCCCTGTGCGATCAGCACATCCGCACCGGCAGCTTCGGCATCCCGTGCGGCGCGCAGGGTGCCCACCTGGTGCAGCAGAAATGCGCCCGCCGTCTTCACACGGGTAACGGCCTCGGGCACGACGTCCCAGAAGAACGAGAAGACCGCCACCTTCATCGCGAGACAGGTTTCGATCTGTAGGTGCAGCAAGTCGGGGTCGGTGGCTGCCGGGATGATGTTGACGGCAAACGGGCGGTCCGACAACCTGCGATAAGCTTCGATTTCCGAGATGATGAGTGACGGCGCCTCGCGCACCATCCCCAGCGTCGGGAAACCGCCCGCATTGGCAACCGCAGCGGCAAGTTCGGCGCGCGCGACGCCTCCCATACCGGCCAGGATGACGGGATATTCACATCCCAGAAGGTCGCATAAAGCTGTGCGAAGGGTCCCCGGATCGGCCATCATGCGGCATCCCCCTTGAGGCGCTGCTTCAGATAGTCCCGCAGCACCACCGCCTGGTTGTGCTCTCGGTCCTTCGCGGCAAAGAGAAGGGTGACGGGGCCGGCTCGGCACCATGCGAGGCAGCGTTCGACCGCGTCCGTGTTGTCCGCCAATTCGTGCAGATAGCGGTTGCGGAACTCGCCCCATCTATCCGGGTCGTGGCCGAACCATTTCCTGAGTTCGGTGGTCGGCGCGATGTCCTTGATCCAGTCGTCGTGTCCAAGATCGGCCTTCGAAATACCTCGCGGCCAGATCCGATCCACCAGCAACCTCGCGCGGTCCGTGGTGGACGCTTTGTCGCGAACGCGGGCGATGTCGATATCGGATTGATTGGCCATGTGATCCTCAAGCCAGTTTCGGGATGCCGGGGCCTCGCGCATCCTCGACCGCGAAGCTGAGTGACCGGGCAATGCGTTCGGCCCGCTCGATCACATGGGCGGCGCCTGCGGGTGTGCAGATTTCGCTTGCGCTCTCGAGAAAGAGTGTGAGCCACCGCTCGAAATGGTCCCAGTCGATCGGCAGGCTGATATGCTTGGGCACCGGGGGCGCCGTGATAGCGGCCTGTCATAAGCGCGACAGAGGACCAGAAAGCAGTCATCCGCTCTAGATGCGGTGGCCAGTCTTTGATGCGCGCCGCGAAGATGGGGCCAAGCACGGTGTCCTTGCGGATCTTGCCGTAGAAGGCATGGACCAACTCGCGCAGGACCACTTCATCAAGCCCGGTCCGTGCCTCCAGATCTGCCGTGATCTGCGGTCGCGCAGAGGGGGTGCGCGACGAGGAAACCTGGATAGATGACATCAGTGCGGCACCTTGTTCGCAGTTGCATTGACGGGGCACGTATCTAAATTGGTATTATAGATGCCGATTGAAGTCGAGTGCAATCGGGCGAAACCGCGCAGAGCCCGACTGGCGGCGATCGGCGCGGGACCTGGGAATGGGAGGCGGTGCGATGAGCGAAGTGTCCAAAACCGACAGCGGGTTCGTTGTGGAAGCAGCCGCCATCGCGCGAGCCTTCAGGATCACGGAAGAGCAGGTCCGCGACGAGATGCGGACTGGACTCATCAGCAGCCGCTCCGAGAGAGGGTCGGGCAAAGACAAAGGACGCTGGCGCATCACTTTCTATCGTGCCGACCGCGCGTTCCGCCTGGTTGCCAACGCAGAAGGAGAGGTGCTGTCGCGGGGAAGCTTTCCCGTCACCCCCCGAGCGCGAGCAGTGCGCCGGGATCGGCACTTGTCGGGTGGCGAGGAACGCTAGATCCACGATCAGGCACCAAATCAAGTTCCGCTTTCTTCTGCTGACCACCCTTGGCCCCAAGCGGTGCGCGGCCGTGTCACACGCAGCATCCCCCCCCCCCGACATATCGAGAAAATTTCTGCGATGTCTGTCAGCCTGGAAGGACATGGCCATGCCTGAGCATACGGGGTCATCGATACCGCGCCACCGAAGGCTCGAAGCAGGTGGAAGATCGACGCGAGGAAAACGCACCGCATTTACAAGAAGTTGGGCATGAAATTCAGGAACAAGACGCCGAAGCGTCGGGTGAAGGTGAAGGTGAAGTGCAGGAAGGACCGTGCGGAAGCCGTCGGGCCGAACGATGTCTGGCCCATGGACTTCGTGCACGATCCGCTCGCGACGGGCCGGAAGATCAGGGTTCTGACCCTGGTCGATAGCCGATGTCGCGCTGCACATGACAAAGATCTGTCCGAAGCGTTGATCGACGGCGGCAATGGTATTTCCGATGGCATTGCCGAGATTGAAAAGCTTTGCAACGAGCATGGCATCAAGCCGAACGGCGAGCATTGCAAGGGTATGGAAGGGCTGGTCAAGGAGGCGCGCGCTCACGGTCTGTCTGACGAAATAACGGATGCCGAGGTCCGAGACGCGGCCGTTCTGCAGAAATGCCTTGACCAAACATATGACGGTGACCGCCGAATGACCAAGATCGCTACGAGTGGTGGGGTCAACAAGGAAGCCTCGGTCTGAGGTCAGATGTCGTTCTTGGGCAGCGGGCACGCAAGGCTTAGCGTGCCCGTTCTGTCCGACCTTCTCGATCATAGCCCGTTTGACGACGAAACCGATGCCGTGACAGCCTGCGGTATTTGAGACGAGCGCAATGCCACGAAGCAGCTGCCGCTTGCAGTGCCGTTTCTGTCATTCCTTCCCGCAGGAACAGAAGGCTTGCGACGCCCGGGCAATCGCGCGCGACGAAGCCGAGCTGCGGGTGCGCATCGCCGTTATCAACAGCTACATTGCCCCCGGCATTCCTGTCACCGTGCCCGCAGAATAAGTCCGTTCGGGAAAAGGGACCCGCGCTTGGACCCCGATTCATGCGACAGCGCCCTGACAGGATATCCGGGTTCGTCACATATTCATCGGCACGACTGGCTGCACATCTTGTGCAGCCGCGAATTTTACTGTCGGGCTTGAATTTTCCGGCTATCGCTTCCGGTCAAGATCAGCGCGCCGTCTGGACTGATTTCGAACGCGACTTGTCCCTGCAGGATGGTCAAAAGCCGGTGTTCCTGTTCCATAAGCGCCTCGGGACAGGCCATCATCGTTGTGCCGACCTGTTCAAACGTGATCGTGTTGTCCGTGGGAGTGGACAGAACATGGGGGTCATGCGGGGCGTTTTCTGTTTGCGACGGTCAGCCGACCATCGAGAACTGCGGCCCTTGTGACGGCTACTCGGTGAGCCCCTTTGGGCGACCAACGCATCCTCCTGCGCTTTCCCATGCGGGCATTGGCAATGTCATCAACTGATCCTTCGGCACGAGAAGACGAGATGGGCAGCCCGTTACGGTACCGTCGGCCATAGTCGACAAGGGCTTCCATGTTGTTCGCGAGATAGGTGTACAGTGTCTCGCAGCGGGCCTGCACACGAGCGGCAGCGGTGCGGACAGCCAGAGGTTCTTCCCCGAGGCCGACGCAATCATGCATCAGCGCCTTCAGATATGTTTCCGCCACCCGTGCTCTGCCATGCCAAAGCCGCCAACGGAGGCTTTTCGCGGGGCGCTGGAACAGCACTGGAACTCCAGTGAACCCCGGTGTCTGGACCAGACCCTGAACGGCGGCCTCGATATGTTGAATGCGCATCGAGATGTGCCACCAGTCGAGGATATGTTTCACCTGACCGTCGCCACCCACGGCATTCCGTATGAGGTTCGGGAGAGCAAGCTCGCCATCAGAGATTACCGTCAACAGACGGCCTGGCTTCCATCCATAGTCGGACAGCTCTTTTCGGATACGGCTGCCTGGCGATGCCGTCGCATTGGCGACCAAGCCAAATCGTCGGCACATATTGCGACTTTTAATCTTGCCGACCACAAGATCCAGGTGTCGCTGCTGATACTCCGGTCGACAGCGGATATGCGCACCGTCCAGAAAAACCGTCAAACCACCTTTGGGCGGGGCTTCAACGGGATCGCCTGATGCCCTTCGACTTTTCTCGAGCCCAGTGGCTACTCTTCCCAACCGGTCACGCACCGTGGTGTGATGGGGCGGATGGCAGGGGAGGAAGCTTTTCATCAGCCGCGCCGCTTCGCGAAAGGTATGCCGGGAACCAAGGTCCGCATGTAGCCGTTGCAGCTCCGGGGTAGCCCGGTCTGGAAAGAAATAGGCCAGCGGAGAAATAGGTCCACCGGGCATCGCCGCTGACCTGGCATCACACGAACAGCGGCGCATGCGCGCGGCTTTGACCCGAACCCGCCCAAAGAGCGTGTCGAGATCGCGCGTGCGATAGTCATGAATGGCACGAACCGAGGCGCAATCCGGGCATACGCGGCTTTCTCGAATGATCTCATCGACCCGATCGTAAAGGATTACCCTCTGGATCTGTTCGAGGATCCTTTTCCCATCCTCGAGGCGCAGCCCGATCCCGTCTGGGCAGGTCACCCGGTATGGTCGAGAAATGCCGTCAAGCTGATGAGTGCGCTTCTCCCCGTTGTCGAAAGTCGTTTCGATTGTAATCCGTACGTCCATGGCAGCCCCCCATACAAAGAGCTTACCTTAGCACAGGCCAGATCACCGACGACGACCCCCATGTTCTGTCCACTCCCTACGGTAGTACCAACTGTCCGTCATCCCATACCCGTTCTTTCCTCGACCCGGCTGCCGCTTGGGGTCGAGCGCACGTAAAAGCCTTGTGGAATAGCCTCCTGCACCAGCCCGACGTGCGAGATCAGGCCGACGGCCCGGCTGCCCTCTGTCAGCGCAGCAAGAACTTGGATCACCTGATCCAACGTGCCCGCCCCATTCTCGGTGTCGAGGCTCCCGAAGCCTTCATCGATAAAAATTGTGTCCATCCGGATCTTGCCCGAAAGGCTCTCGACCACATCAGCTAGCCCAAGCGCGAGGGCCAGTGCCGCGATAAAGGTTTCGCCGCCTGACAGCGTTACTGTCGGGCGCGCCTTGCCGGTGTTGATGTCGAAGACCGCGATTTCGAGCCCACGCTTGCCGCGACCGCCAGATGCCTCGAGCCCACGCGTTAGCCGGTAGCGACCACGCGTCATAGGGTCGAGCCTCATATTCGCCGCCTCGAGAACCTGGTCGAACATTGCTCCGATCGCGAAGGTCTCGAGTGTCATCTTGAAATCGTTCTTGCCGTTAGCCAGATCAGCCAGCCCCCGAAGCGGACCGGTCTCGGTTTCTAGCCGCTCGGTTTCGGTCAGAGCCGCAGCAAGCGATTCCTTGAATTTGGTCAGTGACAATACATCCGTTTTCGCTGAGGCGAGTGCAGCATTGGCCGCGTTCACGGTCTGGGTGGCGTCTGCCAACGCCAGCTGTAGCGGGCCAAGATCCGGGCGTTCACGATCTGCGCAAGCGGCTGTGGCGTTCTGCAATGTCGTGCGAGCCGCGATCAGGCCCTCACGATGATCGGATACCGTCTTCTGGTCGGCATCGAGGGTCGGGAAATGCGCCTTGCAAGCATCATATCCCGCTTTGCCCAGCCCGACCTCGGCAAGCCGAGCACCAAAATCATCTTGCGCCTTTTTCACGCGCTGTTGCTGCGCGTCGCGCGCCCGCTTTGCTGCTTCAAGCTGCTCTTGCGCACGGGTGAGCATTTCACTGGCGGCTCGGTCCTGTTGCGTCGCCACTTCCAGCGCCTCGGACAGTTGCCTTTGCTCTCTCTGTAAA contains:
- a CDS encoding ISKra4 family transposase yields the protein MDVRITIETTFDNGEKRTHQLDGISRPYRVTCPDGIGLRLEDGKRILEQIQRVILYDRVDEIIRESRVCPDCASVRAIHDYRTRDLDTLFGRVRVKAARMRRCSCDARSAAMPGGPISPLAYFFPDRATPELQRLHADLGSRHTFREAARLMKSFLPCHPPHHTTVRDRLGRVATGLEKSRRASGDPVEAPPKGGLTVFLDGAHIRCRPEYQQRHLDLVVGKIKSRNMCRRFGLVANATASPGSRIRKELSDYGWKPGRLLTVISDGELALPNLIRNAVGGDGQVKHILDWWHISMRIQHIEAAVQGLVQTPGFTGVPVLFQRPAKSLRWRLWHGRARVAETYLKALMHDCVGLGEEPLAVRTAAARVQARCETLYTYLANNMEALVDYGRRYRNGLPISSSRAEGSVDDIANARMGKRRRMRWSPKGAHRVAVTRAAVLDGRLTVANRKRPA